The following coding sequences are from one Halosolutus amylolyticus window:
- a CDS encoding PLP-dependent cysteine synthase family protein, whose protein sequence is MKGSILETIGSPLVQVDSPEGVTVAAKVESFNPGGSAKDRPALEMVRAAEREGLIEPGDWLVEPTSGNTGIGLALVAAARGYDLTIVMPASKSEERRRVMAAYGAELELVEGEMDDARARADELEAEGAVQLGQFENPANPRAHYRTTGEEIVEQVGDREIDAFVAGVGTGGTISGTGKRLREEFPEMDIVAVEPERNAVLSTGESGNDDFQGMGPGFVSENLDRDLIDRVETVRLEDAEDECRRLARKEGVLVGQSSGATSLVSQRVADEIADPTQDCPDVPDVFENRATPEPDGGQSTEDCPLVVTVFWDSGERYLSTGLFDVE, encoded by the coding sequence ATGAAGGGAAGCATCCTGGAGACGATCGGCTCGCCGCTCGTCCAGGTCGATTCGCCGGAGGGGGTGACCGTCGCCGCCAAGGTCGAGTCCTTCAACCCCGGTGGCTCGGCGAAGGACCGGCCCGCCCTCGAGATGGTCCGGGCGGCCGAGCGGGAGGGGCTGATCGAGCCGGGCGACTGGCTGGTCGAACCGACGAGCGGGAACACCGGCATCGGGCTCGCGCTGGTCGCCGCCGCCCGCGGATACGACCTCACGATCGTCATGCCGGCCTCGAAGTCCGAGGAGCGCCGACGGGTCATGGCCGCCTACGGCGCCGAACTCGAACTCGTCGAGGGCGAGATGGACGACGCCCGTGCCCGGGCCGACGAACTCGAAGCCGAGGGGGCGGTCCAGCTCGGCCAGTTCGAGAACCCCGCCAACCCGAGGGCCCACTACCGCACGACCGGCGAGGAGATCGTCGAACAGGTCGGCGATCGAGAGATAGACGCCTTCGTGGCCGGCGTCGGCACCGGCGGGACGATCTCCGGGACCGGGAAACGGCTCCGCGAGGAGTTCCCCGAGATGGACATCGTCGCCGTCGAACCGGAACGAAACGCCGTCCTTTCGACGGGCGAGTCCGGGAACGACGACTTCCAGGGGATGGGGCCCGGCTTCGTCAGCGAGAACCTCGATCGGGACCTGATCGATCGCGTCGAGACGGTACGGCTCGAGGACGCGGAGGACGAGTGTCGCCGTCTCGCTCGAAAAGAGGGGGTCCTCGTCGGCCAGTCCAGCGGCGCGACGAGTCTCGTCTCCCAGCGCGTCGCCGACGAGATCGCGGATCCGACGCAGGACTGCCCGGACGTGCCGGACGTGTTCGAGAACCGGGCGACGCCCGAACCGGACGGCGGCCAGTCGACCGAGGACTGCCCGCTGGTCGTCACCGTCTTCTGGGATAGCGGCGAGCGCTACCTCTCGACCGGCCTCTTCGACGTCGAGTGA
- a CDS encoding Leu/Phe/Val dehydrogenase, producing MVFPSMEDGDHEQVSYFTDPETGLQAIVAIHDTTLGPSLGGTRMLDYETEADALTDVLRLSRAMTYKAAAADLPLGGGKAVILGDPAELESEALFEAYGRAVDCLGGRYITSVDVNTGVEDMDVVARETDHVVGTSEGLGDPSPITAHGVFHGIRACVESVYGSDSVAGLDVVVQGLGKVGRSLAEELLARDASVTVSDVDEAAVESFAADHDVDVVDPDAVYDQPCDVFAPCAIGGVVNDETIPRLECDVVAGGANNVLAERRHAEALRERGIRYAPDYVINAGGLITVAKEHLGGGREEAYEEAEAIGDRLREMIERAEDRDTTVLAAAEEYAEERIDAAERVTPAVPTQ from the coding sequence ATGGTATTCCCCTCGATGGAGGACGGCGACCACGAACAGGTATCGTACTTCACGGACCCCGAAACCGGCCTGCAGGCGATCGTCGCGATTCACGACACGACGCTGGGACCGAGCCTCGGCGGCACGCGAATGCTGGACTACGAGACGGAAGCGGACGCGCTGACGGACGTCCTCCGGCTCTCGCGGGCGATGACGTACAAGGCGGCGGCCGCGGACCTCCCGCTCGGCGGCGGCAAGGCCGTCATCCTCGGCGATCCGGCGGAACTCGAGTCCGAGGCGCTGTTCGAGGCGTACGGACGGGCCGTCGACTGCCTGGGCGGGCGCTACATCACGTCCGTCGACGTCAACACCGGCGTCGAGGACATGGACGTCGTCGCGCGCGAGACCGACCACGTCGTCGGGACGAGCGAGGGCCTCGGCGATCCGTCGCCGATCACGGCCCACGGCGTCTTCCACGGGATTCGCGCCTGCGTCGAGTCCGTCTACGGATCGGACTCCGTCGCGGGACTCGACGTCGTCGTCCAGGGGCTGGGGAAGGTCGGCCGATCGCTGGCCGAGGAACTGCTCGCGCGGGACGCCTCGGTGACCGTCTCCGACGTCGACGAGGCCGCTGTCGAGTCGTTCGCGGCGGATCACGACGTCGACGTCGTCGACCCGGACGCCGTCTACGATCAGCCCTGCGACGTCTTCGCGCCCTGTGCGATCGGCGGCGTCGTCAACGACGAAACGATTCCCCGCCTCGAGTGCGACGTCGTCGCCGGCGGGGCGAACAACGTCCTCGCCGAGCGCCGCCACGCCGAGGCGCTTCGCGAGCGGGGGATTCGATACGCCCCCGACTACGTGATCAACGCCGGCGGGCTCATCACCGTCGCCAAGGAACACCTCGGCGGGGGCCGCGAGGAGGCCTACGAGGAGGCCGAAGCGATCGGCGATCGGCTCCGGGAGATGATCGAGCGGGCCGAGGACCGGGACACGACGGTGCTCGCGGCCGCCGAGGAGTACGCCGAGGAGCGGATCGACGCCGCGGAGCGGGTGACGCCGGCGGTTCCGACGCAGTGA
- a CDS encoding VOC family protein has protein sequence MDGIVFFRTERHDDVVGFYRDLGATVWREQPDCTILEAGTFRFGFCDREIADTEGIVTFVFDDRAGVDDAYGRLADRADDEPRFNETYDIYQFFATDPEGRTVEFQTFE, from the coding sequence ATGGACGGGATCGTCTTCTTCCGGACGGAGCGCCACGACGACGTGGTCGGGTTCTACCGCGACCTCGGCGCGACCGTCTGGCGCGAGCAGCCGGACTGTACCATCCTCGAAGCGGGGACCTTCCGGTTCGGGTTCTGCGATCGAGAGATCGCCGACACCGAGGGAATCGTCACGTTCGTCTTCGACGATCGGGCCGGCGTCGACGACGCGTACGGCCGACTGGCCGATCGGGCGGACGACGAGCCGCGGTTCAACGAGACGTACGACATCTACCAGTTTTTCGCAACGGATCCCGAGGGCCGGACCGTCGAGTTTCAGACGTTCGAGTGA
- a CDS encoding TlpA family protein disulfide reductase, translated as MSLETMRPNPTWDAASYEDTVDTLAAHRDELTYKVWGGDWCKDCRALLPDFAAALEAAEIPDDRIEEIAVDQDKQGPGVDEYGIEYIPTIVVETDEGEEVIRFVEEETVPPAVWLAQELEAELEAETA; from the coding sequence ATGAGTCTCGAAACCATGCGGCCGAATCCGACGTGGGACGCCGCCTCGTACGAAGACACCGTCGACACGCTCGCTGCCCACCGCGACGAACTGACCTACAAAGTCTGGGGCGGCGACTGGTGCAAGGACTGTCGCGCACTCCTGCCCGACTTCGCGGCCGCTCTCGAGGCGGCCGAGATTCCCGACGATCGAATCGAGGAAATCGCCGTCGACCAGGACAAGCAGGGACCGGGCGTCGACGAGTACGGGATCGAGTACATCCCGACGATCGTGGTCGAGACCGACGAGGGAGAGGAAGTCATCCGCTTCGTCGAGGAAGAGACGGTCCCGCCCGCCGTCTGGCTGGCCCAGGAACTCGAGGCGGAACTCGAAGCCGAAACGGCCTGA
- a CDS encoding thioredoxin domain-containing protein: MTRPTERNRLDEEESPYLRQHADNPVNWQPWDEQALETAREHDVPIFLSIGYSACHWCHVMEEESFADEDVAEVLNENFVPIKVDREERPDVDSIYMTVCQLVSGGGGWPLSAWLTPEGKPFYVGTYFPKEAKRGQPGFLDLVDRISDSWSDPDDRAEMENRADQWTEAARDRLEETPESVGAAEPPSSEVLETAADAALRSADREYGGFGSGGPKFPQPARLRVLARAYDRTGRDEYRAVLEETLDAMADGGLYDHVGGGFHRYCVDRDWTVPHFEKMLYDNAEIPRAMLAGYQLTDEERYAEVTRETLEFVDRELTHEEGGFFSTLDAQSPTEAGEREEGAFYVWRPDEIREILDDETDADLFCARYDISESGNFEGQNQPNVAASIDAVASEHDLDESEVAERLESAREAVFEAREDRPRPNRDEKVLAGWNGLMISTCAEAAFVLREDDYATMAVDALEFVRDQLWDDEEMRLSRRFKDDDVAIDGYLEDYAFIARGALHCYEVTGEVDHLAFALDLARVIEDEFWDADRGTLYFTPESGESLVTRPQELGDQSTPSAAGVAVETLLALDSFAEEDFESIASGVLETHAGRLESDPLQHATLCLAADRLESGALEITIAADEVPDEWNDRFAERYLPDRLFAPRPPTDDGLESWLDRLGLSDAPAIWAGREARDGEPTLYVCRDRTCSPPTTDVDDAIEWVSERASGSDDGSEPEEDVPF, translated from the coding sequence ATGACCCGGCCCACCGAGCGCAATCGGCTCGACGAGGAGGAGAGCCCGTACCTGCGCCAGCACGCGGACAACCCCGTCAACTGGCAGCCGTGGGACGAACAGGCCCTGGAAACCGCTCGCGAGCACGACGTCCCGATCTTCCTTTCGATCGGCTACTCGGCGTGTCACTGGTGTCACGTCATGGAGGAGGAGAGCTTTGCCGACGAGGACGTCGCCGAGGTACTCAACGAGAACTTCGTCCCGATCAAGGTCGATCGGGAGGAGCGCCCGGACGTCGACTCGATCTACATGACGGTCTGTCAGCTCGTCTCCGGTGGCGGCGGCTGGCCCCTCTCGGCGTGGCTCACCCCCGAAGGGAAGCCGTTCTACGTCGGGACCTACTTCCCGAAGGAAGCGAAGCGCGGCCAGCCGGGCTTTCTCGACCTCGTCGATCGGATCAGCGACTCCTGGAGCGACCCGGACGATCGCGCGGAGATGGAGAACCGGGCCGACCAGTGGACCGAGGCCGCGCGCGATCGACTCGAGGAGACCCCCGAGTCGGTCGGGGCAGCGGAGCCGCCCTCGAGCGAGGTCCTGGAGACGGCCGCCGACGCGGCCCTCCGGAGCGCCGATCGGGAGTACGGTGGATTCGGCTCCGGCGGCCCCAAGTTCCCCCAGCCCGCGCGGCTTCGGGTGCTCGCCCGGGCGTACGATCGGACCGGTCGCGACGAGTACCGCGCGGTGCTGGAGGAGACGCTGGACGCGATGGCCGACGGGGGTCTCTACGACCACGTCGGCGGCGGGTTCCACCGCTACTGCGTCGATCGGGACTGGACGGTACCACACTTCGAGAAGATGCTGTACGACAACGCGGAGATCCCGCGGGCGATGCTCGCCGGCTACCAGCTAACTGACGAGGAGCGCTACGCCGAGGTCACCCGCGAGACGCTCGAATTCGTCGATCGGGAACTCACGCACGAGGAGGGCGGCTTCTTCAGCACGCTCGACGCCCAGAGCCCCACCGAAGCGGGCGAGCGCGAGGAGGGTGCCTTCTACGTCTGGAGGCCCGACGAGATCCGCGAGATCCTCGACGACGAAACCGACGCCGACCTGTTCTGTGCGCGCTACGACATCTCGGAATCGGGCAATTTCGAGGGGCAGAACCAGCCGAACGTCGCGGCGTCGATCGACGCCGTCGCGTCCGAGCACGACCTCGACGAGAGCGAGGTCGCGGAACGACTCGAATCCGCGCGGGAGGCCGTCTTCGAGGCGCGAGAGGACCGTCCCCGGCCGAACCGCGACGAGAAGGTGCTCGCGGGCTGGAACGGCCTCATGATCTCGACCTGCGCGGAGGCCGCGTTCGTACTCCGCGAGGACGACTACGCCACCATGGCCGTCGACGCCCTCGAATTCGTCCGCGATCAGCTCTGGGACGACGAGGAGATGCGGCTCTCGCGCCGCTTCAAGGACGACGACGTCGCGATCGACGGCTACCTCGAGGACTACGCGTTCATCGCGCGCGGCGCGTTGCACTGTTACGAGGTCACCGGCGAGGTCGACCACCTCGCGTTCGCGCTCGACCTCGCGCGGGTGATCGAGGACGAGTTCTGGGACGCCGATCGCGGGACGCTGTACTTCACGCCGGAAAGCGGCGAGTCGCTGGTCACCCGGCCCCAGGAACTGGGCGACCAGTCGACGCCCTCGGCCGCGGGCGTGGCCGTCGAGACGCTGCTCGCGCTAGATTCGTTCGCCGAGGAGGACTTCGAATCGATCGCGTCGGGCGTGCTCGAGACCCACGCCGGCCGACTGGAATCCGATCCGCTCCAGCACGCCACACTCTGTCTCGCCGCCGATCGGCTCGAGTCGGGGGCGCTGGAGATCACGATCGCCGCCGACGAGGTGCCGGACGAGTGGAACGATCGCTTCGCCGAGCGGTACCTGCCGGATCGGCTGTTCGCCCCGCGGCCGCCGACCGACGACGGCCTCGAATCGTGGCTCGATCGACTCGGCCTCTCGGACGCGCCGGCGATCTGGGCCGGTCGCGAGGCGCGCGACGGGGAGCCGACGCTGTACGTCTGCCGCGATCGGACGTGTTCGCCGCCGACCACCGACGTCGACGACGCGATCGAGTGGGTGAGCGAGCGGGCGAGTGGGTCAGACGACGGATCGGAACCGGAAGAAGACGTTCCGTTCTGA
- the acnA gene encoding aconitate hydratase AcnA: MATDDVSDAIREFEHDGETYKMADLTVLEEQGLCDLEKLPVSIRVLLESVLRNVDGERVTEADVRNAASWEPDVPDAEVPFQPSRVVLQDLTGVPAVVDLAALRSAADRKGVDPTSVEPEVPCDLVIDHSVQVDYFGSEDAYEKNVELEYERNEERYRAIKWAEQAFEDFNVVPPGTGIVHQVNLEHLGRVVHAREEDGEQWLLPDTLVGTDSHTPMIGGIGVVGWGVGGIEAEAALLGQPITMTLPEVVGVELTGELPEGATATDLVLHITEKLRQVGVVDKFVEFYGPGVSQLSVADRATIANMAPEQGSTISMFPVDEKTLDYLELTGRDEDHIELVREYLEAQGLFGEHDPEFTEVVEFDLGDVEPSLAGHKKPHARIPMGDLDEHFPTLLEEEGVIDGGAATGDGGLVTETSPDLDEKVPVELEDGTEVEIGHGDVLVSAITSCTNTSNPSVMVAAGLLARNAAEQGLEVPEYVKTSLAPGSKVVTEYLEQADLLDDLEELGYHVVGYGCTTCIGNAGPLPEPIEAAIDEHDLWTTSVLSGNRNFEARIHPKIRANYLASPPLVVAYGLAGRMDIDLEEEPIGTNDEGEPVYLEDVWPDPEEVRETIHDSVSPEMFEEKYASVFEGDDRWEALAAPTGDVYDWDDESTYIREPPFFQDFPLEEPGVEDIADARCLLTLGDTVTTDHISPAGPFGEDLPAGQWLKERGVEPYEFNTYGSRRGNHEVMMRGTFANVRIENQLLDGKEGGYTIHHPTDEETTVFEASERYRDEDTPLVVMAGEEFGTGSSRDWAAKGTDLLGIRATIAESYERIYRDNLIGMGVLPLQFEDGDGWEQLGLDGSEYFEIRGLDDGLEPNAELTVIAEDEDGETTEFDVTAQVGTPAAVEYVENGGVLHLVLRRLLQEEAA; encoded by the coding sequence ATGGCAACTGACGACGTTTCGGACGCCATCCGGGAGTTCGAACACGACGGCGAGACGTACAAGATGGCCGATCTCACGGTTCTCGAGGAACAGGGGCTCTGTGACCTCGAGAAACTACCCGTGAGCATTCGAGTGCTGCTCGAATCGGTGCTCCGGAACGTGGACGGCGAACGAGTGACCGAAGCGGACGTCCGGAACGCGGCGTCGTGGGAACCCGACGTTCCCGACGCGGAGGTCCCGTTCCAGCCCTCGCGGGTCGTCCTGCAGGACCTGACGGGCGTCCCCGCGGTCGTCGACCTCGCGGCGCTTCGCTCGGCCGCCGATCGCAAGGGCGTCGATCCGACCAGCGTCGAACCCGAGGTCCCCTGCGACCTCGTGATCGACCACAGCGTCCAGGTCGACTACTTCGGGAGCGAGGACGCCTACGAGAAGAACGTCGAACTCGAGTACGAGCGCAACGAGGAGCGCTACCGCGCGATCAAGTGGGCCGAACAGGCCTTCGAGGACTTCAACGTGGTCCCGCCGGGAACCGGGATCGTTCACCAGGTCAACCTGGAACACCTCGGGCGCGTCGTCCACGCACGCGAGGAGGACGGCGAGCAGTGGCTCCTGCCCGACACGCTCGTCGGCACCGACAGCCACACCCCGATGATCGGCGGCATCGGCGTCGTCGGCTGGGGGGTCGGCGGCATCGAGGCCGAGGCCGCGTTGCTCGGCCAGCCGATCACGATGACCCTGCCCGAGGTCGTCGGCGTCGAACTCACCGGCGAACTGCCGGAGGGCGCGACCGCGACCGACCTCGTGCTCCACATCACCGAGAAACTCCGCCAGGTCGGCGTCGTCGACAAGTTCGTCGAGTTCTACGGCCCCGGCGTCTCGCAGCTCTCGGTCGCCGATCGGGCGACGATCGCGAACATGGCGCCCGAACAGGGATCGACGATCAGCATGTTCCCGGTCGACGAGAAGACGCTGGACTACCTCGAACTCACCGGCCGCGACGAGGACCACATCGAACTGGTTCGCGAGTACCTCGAGGCACAGGGCCTGTTCGGCGAGCACGATCCCGAGTTCACCGAGGTCGTCGAGTTCGATCTCGGCGACGTCGAGCCCAGCCTCGCGGGCCACAAGAAGCCTCACGCCCGTATTCCGATGGGCGACCTCGACGAGCACTTCCCGACGCTGCTCGAGGAAGAGGGCGTCATCGACGGCGGGGCCGCCACCGGCGACGGCGGACTGGTCACGGAGACCTCGCCCGACCTCGACGAGAAGGTTCCCGTGGAACTGGAGGACGGCACCGAGGTCGAGATCGGCCACGGCGACGTCCTCGTCAGCGCGATCACCTCCTGTACCAACACCTCGAACCCGTCGGTGATGGTCGCCGCGGGACTGCTCGCACGTAACGCCGCCGAGCAGGGTCTCGAGGTTCCCGAGTACGTCAAGACCAGCCTCGCGCCCGGCAGCAAGGTCGTCACGGAGTACTTAGAGCAGGCAGACCTGCTCGACGACCTGGAGGAACTGGGCTACCACGTCGTCGGCTACGGCTGTACCACCTGTATCGGCAACGCGGGCCCGCTCCCCGAACCGATCGAGGCCGCCATCGACGAACACGACCTGTGGACGACGAGCGTCCTCTCGGGCAACCGCAACTTCGAGGCGCGCATCCACCCCAAGATCCGCGCGAACTACCTCGCAAGCCCGCCGCTGGTCGTCGCCTACGGCCTCGCGGGCCGGATGGACATCGACCTCGAGGAGGAACCGATCGGCACCAACGACGAGGGCGAACCGGTCTACCTGGAGGACGTCTGGCCGGACCCGGAGGAGGTGCGCGAAACCATCCACGACAGCGTCTCCCCCGAGATGTTCGAGGAGAAGTATGCGAGCGTCTTCGAGGGCGACGATCGCTGGGAAGCCCTCGCCGCACCCACCGGTGACGTCTACGACTGGGACGACGAGTCCACCTACATCCGCGAACCGCCGTTCTTCCAGGACTTCCCGCTCGAGGAACCCGGCGTGGAGGACATCGCGGACGCCCGCTGTCTGCTCACGCTCGGTGACACCGTCACGACCGACCACATCAGTCCCGCCGGGCCGTTCGGCGAGGACCTGCCCGCCGGGCAGTGGCTCAAAGAGCGCGGCGTCGAACCGTACGAGTTCAACACGTACGGCTCCCGCCGCGGGAACCACGAGGTCATGATGCGCGGCACCTTCGCGAACGTCCGCATCGAGAACCAGCTGTTAGACGGCAAAGAGGGCGGCTACACCATCCACCACCCGACGGACGAGGAGACCACCGTCTTCGAGGCCAGCGAGCGGTACCGCGACGAGGACACCCCGCTGGTCGTCATGGCCGGCGAGGAGTTCGGGACCGGGTCCAGCCGCGACTGGGCGGCCAAGGGCACCGACCTGCTCGGCATCCGCGCGACGATCGCCGAGAGCTACGAGCGCATCTACCGGGACAACCTGATCGGCATGGGCGTCCTGCCGCTCCAGTTCGAGGACGGCGACGGCTGGGAGCAACTCGGCCTCGACGGGAGCGAGTACTTCGAGATCCGCGGCCTCGACGACGGACTCGAGCCCAACGCCGAACTCACCGTGATCGCCGAGGACGAGGACGGCGAGACAACGGAGTTCGACGTGACCGCACAGGTCGGCACGCCCGCGGCGGTCGAGTACGTCGAGAACGGCGGCGTCCTGCACCTCGTGCTCCGCCGCCTGCTCCAGGAAGAAGCGGCCTGA
- a CDS encoding calcium-binding protein, which yields MTEDNSGLFDDSRRSFMKKGALATTALALGAGATAGTASAQEDADEVLVYGDDYLPGQDFTVVSALNTQTKEDLIAESGSEDDVFDDPDDWDAYIISYDLGVDAPTWGFVLEENGTLSMGDSATMGEDGQFRDSALDLIEVTPGATGNGDDNGNGDEEDGDMEEEEEENGAAADDGNGGNGGDGGGNGGDGGGNGGDGGAGNGGDDGGGN from the coding sequence ATGACAGAAGACAATAGCGGACTATTCGACGACTCGAGACGCTCGTTCATGAAGAAGGGAGCGCTCGCCACGACGGCGCTGGCACTCGGTGCCGGCGCGACGGCGGGAACCGCGTCCGCCCAGGAAGACGCCGACGAGGTGCTCGTGTACGGTGACGACTACCTGCCTGGCCAGGACTTCACGGTCGTCTCGGCGCTGAACACGCAAACGAAAGAGGACCTGATCGCGGAATCCGGGTCGGAAGACGACGTGTTCGACGATCCCGACGACTGGGACGCGTACATCATCAGCTACGACCTGGGCGTGGACGCCCCGACGTGGGGCTTCGTCCTGGAAGAGAACGGCACGCTCAGCATGGGCGACAGCGCGACGATGGGTGAGGACGGTCAGTTCCGTGACTCCGCACTGGACCTGATCGAGGTTACCCCCGGTGCGACCGGCAACGGCGACGATAACGGCAACGGCGACGAAGAAGACGGCGACATGGAAGAGGAAGAAGAAGAAAACGGCGCCGCTGCCGATGACGGCAACGGCGGCAACGGCGGCGACGGCGGCGGAAACGGCGGTGACGGCGGCGGAAACGGCGGCGACGGCGGCGCAGGCAACGGCGGCGACGACGGCGGCGGCAACTGA
- a CDS encoding calcium-binding protein, which produces MVKKGALATTGVALGAAATAGTAAAQDDEDVIVLEADYRPDVDFDVVSELETRTLEDLIEDSGAGDDVFDDPDDWDAFIVNFDLGVEAPSWGILFTEDADLSAGDSETLGENGAFRRSRLGLVEVEL; this is translated from the coding sequence GTGGTAAAAAAGGGGGCGCTCGCAACGACGGGAGTCGCGCTCGGCGCAGCCGCGACGGCAGGGACCGCCGCCGCCCAGGACGACGAGGACGTGATCGTGCTCGAAGCGGACTACCGGCCCGACGTCGACTTCGACGTCGTCTCAGAGTTGGAAACGAGAACGCTCGAGGACCTGATCGAGGACTCCGGGGCGGGAGACGACGTGTTCGACGACCCCGACGACTGGGACGCGTTCATCGTCAATTTCGATCTGGGCGTGGAAGCCCCGTCGTGGGGGATCCTGTTTACGGAGGACGCTGACCTCAGCGCCGGCGATAGCGAGACGTTGGGTGAAAATGGAGCGTTCCGTCGGTCCCGACTGGGGCTGGTCGAGGTCGAGTTGTGA